Proteins encoded together in one Candidatus Methylomirabilota bacterium window:
- a CDS encoding MmgE/PrpD family protein, producing the protein MALHYLDALAGFAADVSYASLSPGAAAAARLILLDTLGAMLAGSAEPENARLAGAMAERATRPAASLIGHTARTDPLLAIFVNATAGVALEVDEGNRWGGGHPAIHVVPGALAVAEERGADGVRLLEALVAGYEVSSRIGGATVPRGNVHSHGTWGTIGTAVAVARLAGYDARAMREVINLAASMSPANTWTPALEGATVRNAYPGRSGMEGLLAVELHRAGFTGLPDAPSDVYGTILADRFDPERALDDWGGPLRIEQNYFKFYACCRYNHPALDALEGIRAREPVRAEDVVAAEVIVFPFGLRMAAPTPASQLAAKFSIPWAVAASLVLGHGGLAAFGDAARGDARIRDLAGRVMVTADAAMTPRRSDYPTSRLRLRLRDGRTLEEETGVVRGDAENPAGEGEVIAKFEALAAPVLGERRARELAATVLDADELKNVAHLGPLLAPAR; encoded by the coding sequence GTGGCCCTGCACTATCTCGACGCGCTCGCGGGCTTCGCCGCCGACGTCTCCTATGCGAGTCTCTCGCCCGGGGCGGCCGCGGCGGCGCGCCTCATCCTGCTCGACACGCTGGGCGCGATGCTCGCGGGCAGCGCCGAGCCCGAGAACGCGCGTCTCGCGGGAGCGATGGCCGAGCGCGCCACCCGGCCCGCCGCGTCCCTCATCGGACACACCGCCCGCACCGATCCGCTCCTCGCGATCTTCGTGAACGCCACCGCGGGGGTGGCCCTCGAGGTGGACGAGGGCAACCGCTGGGGCGGCGGCCATCCCGCCATCCACGTGGTGCCCGGGGCGCTCGCGGTCGCCGAAGAGCGGGGCGCGGACGGCGTGCGCCTGCTCGAGGCGCTGGTGGCGGGCTACGAGGTCTCGTCGCGCATCGGGGGCGCCACCGTGCCGCGCGGGAACGTGCACTCCCACGGCACGTGGGGCACCATCGGCACGGCGGTGGCGGTGGCGCGACTCGCGGGCTACGACGCGCGCGCGATGCGAGAGGTCATCAATCTCGCGGCCAGCATGAGCCCCGCCAACACCTGGACGCCCGCGCTCGAGGGCGCCACGGTGCGCAATGCCTATCCCGGGCGCTCGGGCATGGAAGGGCTGCTGGCCGTCGAGCTCCACCGGGCGGGTTTCACCGGGCTGCCCGACGCGCCGAGCGATGTCTACGGGACCATCCTCGCCGATCGCTTCGATCCCGAGCGGGCCCTCGACGACTGGGGCGGCCCGCTCCGCATCGAGCAGAACTACTTCAAGTTCTATGCGTGCTGCCGGTATAACCATCCGGCGCTCGACGCCCTCGAGGGCATTCGCGCCCGCGAGCCCGTACGCGCGGAGGACGTGGTCGCCGCCGAGGTCATCGTGTTCCCCTTCGGCCTGCGCATGGCGGCGCCCACGCCGGCGAGCCAGCTCGCCGCCAAGTTCTCCATCCCGTGGGCGGTAGCCGCCAGCCTGGTGCTGGGTCACGGCGGGCTCGCCGCCTTCGGTGACGCCGCCCGCGGCGACGCGCGGATCCGCGATCTGGCCGGGCGGGTAATGGTCACCGCGGACGCGGCGATGACGCCGCGGCGCTCCGACTATCCCACCTCGCGCCTCCGGCTGCGGCTGCGCGACGGGCGAACGCTTGAGGAGGAGACCGGCGTGGTGCGGGGCGACGCGGAGAACCCCGCCGGCGAGGGTGAAGTCATCGCCAAGTTCGAGGCGCTCGCCGCGCCCGTGCTCGGCGAGCGGCGCGCCCGAGAGCTCGCGGCGACAGTGCTCGACGCCGACGAGCTGAAGAACGTCGCCCACCTGGGCCCGCTGCTCGCGCCGGCGCGCTAG
- a CDS encoding N-methyl-D-aspartate receptor NMDAR2C subunit — translation MDLSRLSLEAWSALWSRLGARSDARPLHALVLARYGEPHRAYHTAEHIARVLPLLDAVRARLREPDEAELALWLHDLVYDPRGADNEARSADIAAEWLAAGGASTEQRERVRTLIMATRHAAPPDEHDARYVVDADLSILGVPPAEFDRYEAQVRREYAFVPESEWRTRRAALLRRFLAQPRLFLTEEFGRFEAPARANLARSCTRLEAESA, via the coding sequence ATGGACCTCTCGCGGCTCTCCCTCGAGGCCTGGAGTGCCCTGTGGAGCCGGCTGGGCGCTCGTAGCGACGCCCGCCCGCTCCACGCCCTCGTGCTGGCTCGCTACGGGGAGCCGCACCGCGCGTATCACACCGCCGAGCACATCGCCCGCGTCCTGCCCCTGCTCGACGCCGTCCGCGCGCGGCTGCGCGAGCCCGACGAGGCGGAGCTGGCGCTGTGGCTTCACGACCTCGTCTACGACCCGCGGGGCGCCGACAACGAGGCCCGGAGCGCGGACATCGCCGCCGAGTGGCTCGCCGCCGGCGGCGCTTCCACGGAGCAGCGCGAGCGCGTGCGCACGCTCATCATGGCCACGCGGCACGCCGCGCCGCCGGATGAGCATGACGCGCGCTACGTGGTGGACGCAGACCTCTCCATCCTGGGCGTCCCGCCCGCCGAGTTCGACCGCTACGAGGCACAGGTGCGGCGGGAGTATGCGTTCGTCCCGGAGTCGGAGTGGCGGACGCGGCGCGCCGCCCTCCTCCGGAGATTCCTCGCGCAGCCTCGCCTCTTCCTCACCGAGGAGTTCGGACGCTTCGAGGCTCCGGCGCGGGCCAACCTGGCGCGCTCGTGCACGCGGCTGGAAGCGGAATCCGCGTGA